The Podarcis muralis chromosome 14, rPodMur119.hap1.1, whole genome shotgun sequence nucleotide sequence TTAATTTTGGATTCATTTTCCCTTGTGTCGAAATACACACAGTTGCAAAACGTTTTGCTTCGTATAAGCGtatcaacataaaaacaaaattttaaactgGTTCTCGAGGGGGTATGGTCATGATTACGTGGCTTAACAAGCCGAAAATGCAAGCTGGGCAGGTTGAGCAGCCTGCCCCTCTTTTGACGCCCTTGTCCTCCTGCAGGCGGAGTCTCGCCCGCAATGGTGCAGCCGCAAGGAGCCCCGCAGCCCCCGATGGACATCGGACCCCCGCCGTACGAACCTCCACCGCAGCCAGGGTTCATCCCCCCGCACATGGGCACCGATGGCTCAGTGCCCTACATGCCACCTGGTGAGTTGGGGGGGTGTGTGCAGGAGAACGATCCcttgatgggtgtgtgtgtgaggctgTGTGTGTCCTGCCATAAGGCAGCATCTCAGGAGCTGCCTGGTGGCTAGGAGGGCAAGGATGCCAAGGagtggggggaggcaccagctgggggacCCCCAAAGGCAGAAGGCTCAGAGGCCGGGGATTGGTGGCGGGATGACAGCCACcaatcagagggagaagaggaagcaagAAGTGTCGGAaacagaagaggcaacagggttgaGTGAgcgggaagaggctggggcagagagcagtccagactcagaggcaacAGCGGAGGCGGGAGAGGAGCGGCCAAGGGGCTGAAGAATCCAGTGAGCCCCTCCTGCtacaaccagctcccctccctgctggtctccaagaacacacagagaaatgaaaagagaagAGCAGAGATTGGTTATGTGCAGGCGCAGTCTCCGATTACTTGGGGGGGaaacctggagaggaggggagttgGGCAGCAGTGGGAAGGCGGAGACCTTCAGTCTTTgccacttcctcataggagcaaGGCcgactgggaagagttgctgtgaccactaggcttgtgctgctttggtttccttgaataaagcgTTAAGTATTTCTGTCCGTTCCCTGACTCAGGCTCCTGACAGCAAGGCAGCTCCATCCAGAATGGCAGAGAAGGGAATCTGCTGTTGACTGCAGGGTTCTTCCTTTTGAGCAAAGGCCCTAGGTGTCCTGTTTGGAGTTGCAGGGAGGCAGACAGCTATGCTGGCGCTGGTCCTGTGCCCATCTGGGAGCAAGGGGTGCCCATGCCCGGGGGGAGGCTGGCAGCGAGagggtctctctttttttaagtgcCCCCCTTTTGTGTGCTTTCCTTCCAGGAGGCTACTACATGCCCCCGGGACCACATCCTCCCATGGGCTACTACCCTCCGGCCGGCCCCTACGCCCCTGCGGGGGGCCAGACGGCCACGGTGCTGGTGCCCTCGGGGGCCGCGGCCACCGTGACAGTCCTGCAGGGCGAGATCTTCCAGGCCGCCCCCGTCCCGACCGTCTGCCCGCACTGCCAGCAGGCCATCACCACCAAGATCGCGCACGAGATCGGCCTCATGAACTTCCTGCTGGGGTTCTTCTGCTGCTTTGTGGGGTAAGTGAGggaggcaggggctgggtctcatCCTGCGGCTCCTTCTCGCTCACTTGCAGTTCTACGTCGctttccagagtggcttacaaacagCAAATAACAGCAACGGAGTAGAACATCGCAGGTACCACATAAATCATACAGTATAATTAGCAAATCCTCAGCCACACAGTTATCATGTGTATGACACTATTAGCCTAACCGGCAACTAAAGAATAAGGCAGGCACTATGAAGTTCGCCCACCCACCTCCATGACTCATAATCTTTCGCTTTATCccgtggttcccaattagctaagtattgCAGAACAAGGTGTATGAACAAGGTggtcacattagtgtttaaagccctacatgactcaggccccaaatacctgagGACCAGCTCCTTCCTcacagaccctctcaggtgctaGATGggcagagggggccctcttggtagttcctccaccCTCCATGGCCCCCGCTGAGCTGTGGGACTTTCTCCCCGCAGAGGCGCACCTGGTGCCTTCAAGGTGCAGGTATTCTTACATGCTGAAGTCGCTCCTCTTTTCGCCCTTTGACATGCGATACCCATATATTTCAGGAGCCACCCTATTCTTGcaactgcaatttgttttaaaccgTTCTAATTGTGATCTTCAATTCTGGTCACCTGCCCTCGGCGAAacaattaaattaataataaaaggaATGTATTAGGATAATTATTGTTAACATCAGCTGtccatgtttttgttttctctcccGCCCCCCAATAAATTTGCAAATgaagaatggggggaaagggagggcagTTGTGATGCCAGGGCTTGTAGGTGTTTGATCTGGCTGAAATGGGAGAAGGCTGTGAGAGTTTGCAATAAGCTCAGCAtctgccttctgtgccaacttttaaatgcctgctgaaatcttATCTATTCCTCCAGGCCTGGGCAGGCCATTAAGAACACACACTCCCACAATGGTCTACTGCTGCCtggtttttcttttgctttcaacGTGCTTctattttttaggattttactgtATGATATTATGGCTCTTGCATTGTTGTCAACCGCTGTGATGTATTCCTCCGACACAGCGGTAtagatatatttttataaatgagTTTCCCTGCTGGGGTCTGGCTAGCTCCTGCTCTCTGCAGGAGCATGGAAATGGGGCGTTTGGCTGGGGTTTTGACCGGGCGAGGAGGAGGGTGCGCCATTGGCGCTGCTTGGGGTTTTCCAGTCTGCCTGTTGGCCTCATGGCGggcgcctcctcttcctccttccaggTGTGACTTGGGCTGCTGCCTGATCCCCTGCCTGATAGACGAGTTCAAGGACGTGACGCACACCTGCCCCAACTGCAAGGCCTACATC carries:
- the CDIP1 gene encoding cell death-inducing p53-target protein 1, coding for MSSDPPPPYPGGPSAPLIEEKDGYPYPAGGVSPAMVQPQGAPQPPMDIGPPPYEPPPQPGFIPPHMGTDGSVPYMPPGGYYMPPGPHPPMGYYPPAGPYAPAGGQTATVLVPSGAAATVTVLQGEIFQAAPVPTVCPHCQQAITTKIAHEIGLMNFLLGFFCCFVGCDLGCCLIPCLIDEFKDVTHTCPNCKAYIYTYKRMC